From one Mobula birostris isolate sMobBir1 chromosome 20, sMobBir1.hap1, whole genome shotgun sequence genomic stretch:
- the LOC140185017 gene encoding probable G-protein coupled receptor 139: MLDSYRTAQKILYVFIAVIGVPVNLVAIVILSRGKCGLSTCTTRYLVAMAAADLLIVVTHVFLYRISVYYFPWSFLSITPVCSVTNVLKYTATDCSVWFTVTFTFDRFVAICCQKLKTKYCTRKNAAMILTTTAGLLIVKNVPRYFSLVHGVIIENIPWFCVTIDDYFTDPGWVGYDWLDTVLTPFLPFAGILLLNALTVRHILVASRVRKGLKGQSKGENHSDPEMESRRRSVVLLFTLSGSFILLWMTLVANVIYYQVLGKGFQFTSSEWIFHFVGILLRDFSCCTNTFIYVVTQSKFREQVMNPVKYPVNSVLQFINKATS, translated from the exons ATGTTGGACAGTTACAGAACTGCGCAGAAAATACTGTACGTGTTCATCGCCGTtattggagttcctg tgaatttagtggcgattgtgatcctgtcccggggaaagtgcggcctctctacctgcaccactcgctacctggtggccatggcagcggccgatctactGATCGTTGTCACGCATGTCTTCTTGTATCGAATCAGTGTGTATTATTTCCCGTGGAGTTTTCTGagcatcactcctgtgtgcagtgtTACGAACGTACTGaagtacacagccacagactgttctgtctggttcaccgtcactttcacctttgatcggtttgtcgccatttgctgccagaagctgaaaacaaaatattgcacccgGAAAAATGCAGCTATGATTCTAACAACAACTGCCGGACTGTTAATTGTGAAAAACGTTCCCCGCTATTTTTCGTTAGTACATGGTGTGATAATCGAGAATATACCTTGGTTCTGTGTGACAATCGACGATTATTTCACTGACcccgggtgggtgggatatgactggctcgatacggttttaactccgttcctccctttcgctgggatcctgctgctcaacgctctgacagtcagacacattttagtggccagtcgggtccgtaaggggctgaagggtcagagcaagggggagaaccacagtgacccggagatggagagcaggaggaggtctgtggttttactcttcaccctctccggcagcttcatcctcctgtggatgacGCTGGTTGCAAACGTCATATATTATCAGGTTTTGGGAAAAGGATTTCAGTTCACTTCTTCTGAGTGGATCTTCCACTTCGTCGGGATTTTGCTGAGGGATTTCAGCTGCTGTacgaacacatttatttacgTGGTaactcagtcgaaattcagggagcaggtgatGAACCCGGTGAAATATCCGGTCAATTCGGTGCTTCAGTTCATTAATAAAGCCACGTCCTAA